The window GTCGCCGTCCTCGGGCAGCTCGCCGAGCTTCTCCAGCAGGGAGCTGGCCGGCAGGTGCTGGGCACCGGGGGCATGCCCGGCATCCCACTCGGACTGCTCACGCACATCGATCAGCTGGGCGCCCTCGGGCACCTCGTTCGGGGCGACGCTCTCGAGTTCCATGCTGCCCACCCTATGCGGTGCCCCCTGTAGACGCCTTCCGTCGCCGTCGTACCGCGAGTGGACGCCGGTGGCTGCGTTCACCGTCATTCGCAGCCACTGGCGTCCACTCATCACTGCCCCCATCCCCGGGGGCGCGCCCGGAAAGCCTGGCCTATGCCGTGCGCAGCGCTGCCCGCCGCACCAGCGGTGCCGACACCAGCACCGCCGCAACCACCAGGGCATATGCCCCGAACACGCCCAGGAAGTACAGGATCACGGTGCGTGGATCCGCAGCGCCGCCACCGAATACGATCAGCAGCACCAGGAACGCGGTGAACGTGGCCACCACCGAGCTCAGCAGCACCGGCAGGGTGATCTCGGCCAGGCGGGCCCGGTGCAGCTGGGACACCTCCGCGCCGGCGATGTGCTGGGCCCGGATCTGCGGGGCGTGGTCGATCACCCGAGCAGTCTGGGTGACCCCGGTGACCACCGCCGCGAGCACTGCGGCGATGCCCAGGGTGAGCATCCCGCCGGTGTGCAGGGCAGTGGCCAGCATCTGGTCATCCGGGGTGGAGGGCTCGATGGTGGCGATGATGGT is drawn from Brachybacterium muris and contains these coding sequences:
- a CDS encoding rhodanese-like domain-containing protein, giving the protein MELESVAPNEVPEGAQLIDVREQSEWDAGHAPGAQHLPASSLLEKLGELPEDGDLYIVCRTGGRSAQVSQWLNGNGYDAINVRGGMDQWFESGLPLEADGDHEPFVL